CCACCCGCTGCGCGACGCGCTGCTCGCGCGCGGGGTGGCCGTCGAGGTGCTGCGCTGGGACGACGCGGACGCCGACTGGTCGCGGTTCGACCTCACCGTGATCCGCTCGCCGTGGGATTACGTCGCCCGCCACGAGCAGTTCGTGGCCTGGGCGCAGACCGTCCCCCGCCTGGCGAACCCGGGCGACATCGTCGCCTGGAACACCGACAAGCGTTACCTCGGCGAGCTCGCCGCGGCCGGTGTCCCGGTCATCCCGACCGACTTCGTCGCCCCGGGGGAGACCTGGTCCCCACCGGACGAGGGGGAGTGGGTGGTCAAGCCGACCGTCTCGGCCGGCAGCCAGGACACCGCCCGCTACACCCTCCCGGAGCAGCTCGACGGCGCCCGGGCCCACGTCGCCCGGCTCGTCGCCGACGGCCGCACCGCGATGGTCCAGCCGTACCTGTCCGCCGTCGCCACCGCCGGCGAGACCGCGCTGCTCTGCTTCCCGGACGAGTCCGGCGAGCTGAGCTTCAGCCACGCCATCCGCAAGGGCCCGATGCTGCGGCAGTCCGGCGAGCACGCGATCGAGGTGGGCAGCGAGGAGATCACCCCG
Above is a genomic segment from Actinoplanes ianthinogenes containing:
- a CDS encoding ATP-grasp domain-containing protein, encoding MPTPDARVALVTCAHFPDLWEDDHPLRDALLARGVAVEVLRWDDADADWSRFDLTVIRSPWDYVARHEQFVAWAQTVPRLANPGDIVAWNTDKRYLGELAAAGVPVIPTDFVAPGETWSPPDEGEWVVKPTVSAGSQDTARYTLPEQLDGARAHVARLVADGRTAMVQPYLSAVATAGETALLCFPDESGELSFSHAIRKGPMLRQSGEHAIEVGSEEITPRTPSEAELDVARQVLAAVPGGAKRLLYARVDVIPGPDGAPQMIELELTEPALFLRTAPGAADRLADAILARL